CGCCTACCCAACCTCATGGATGCCATCGGCGCTTCGTCAGAAGAACAAGTAACAGGAAGGAACGAAAATGAACATCACGAAGGTTCACTACAACCCTGCACAGCAGGTGACAGCCAAGGCGAAGAATGCGCTCGCCGCTGGCCAGTTCGTCGTCATCGCTGGCGCCATGGACGGCCGCAACCCAGTCGTTGATGTCGCTGGAGCAAACGCGACTCCGTTCGGCGTCATCGCCCACGACGTCGCAGCTGGCGACTACGCCGTCGTCTACCGCGCAGGCCACATCCTCGAGGCCACTGCATCCGCTTCGATCACTGCGGGAGCCCAGCTGTCGACCGCAGCATCCGGAAAGGTCGCTACCGCAAGCGACGGCCCCGCCGTTGCGCTCGCTCTGACCGACGCGACCGCAAACAACCCTGTCACCGTAGCCCTCCTCTAGGAAAGGATCTAGACAATGCTCAACACGGGATTTTTCCCTGGTGAGGCGCCGAAGGTAACCGCGGACGGCATCACCGTCTCGCTGATGCTCAAGGAGCCCACCCGAATCGCTCGGTACATCTCCGACATAACTGCGCTCGGCATGTTCACCGACCGGATCTTCGCCCACGGTACCGCTGAGGGCGGCGCCATCCTCTACGATGTGGCGACCAAGAACGCCATGCTCGCCGACGACCACATGGGCATCATCGCGCCGGGTGGCAACTACCCGATCGTCGATGCCTCGGATGGTGAGCCGAAGGTCACGAAGACCAAGAAGCTCGGCGGAAAGTTCGGCATCACCGATGAGGCGGCCTCGCGCAATGACATGGCGTACATGCAGCGCCGCGCTCAGCGGGTCGCGAACACGATGGTCTATGACACCGACTCCCAGGGCCTGGCGGCGATCACCGCCGCCTTGGCTGAGTACGACTCCGACATCATCAAGGTCGAGTCTGGTGGATGGGAGTCCATCAACAAGACCGCCAAGTCGGCGCAGACTGCTGAGAAGTCGATCCGCGCGGACATCAACAAGGCACTCGCGGAGGGGCAGAAGACCCTGATGGGGTACCAGTACGATGTGCTTGTCCTCCACACCGACGACAAGCTGCAGTACGACAACGCCTTTGAAGATGACGTGAAGGCAGCGGCCCTGGCAGCTTCGAAGGGGATCGAGATCATCGGCTCCCCGCTTGCGACGAAGGGCGAGGGCTGGCTGATCGCATCCAACTCGGTCGGCACCATGGGCGTCGAATCGCCTGTGACCTCGACGCCGTACCGCGATGAGGATCATGATCTGACGTGGGTCAAGACCCGCGCGATCATGGCTCACGCGATCACGGATCCTCTGGCAGTCATCCGTATCCAGAACCTCGGAGCGTAGGCCAATGGCTGGGTATGCGACGGCGACGGATCTGCGGAATCGGTGGCAGCGCTATCCAGCTGGCCTATCAAATGAGGCGGCGGAGGTGCTCCTTGAGGACGCGAGCACGTGGTTGGCGACGACCTTCCCGGAGATTCCAGAGGTCGCGAGCGGGCGGCTTGCGAGCGTCCTGAGGATCGTCGTGTGCGCGATGGTCAAGCGCTCGCTGATCGCCGACCGCACCGACAACGCGGAGCAAGTCAGCGATGCGGGCGGCCCTTTCACGACCTCAATGACGTTCAGGAATGCTGAGGGAAATTTCTTCATCACCGGCCAGGAGCGGGAGATGATCGAGAAGGCCCTCAACCCTGGAACAACCGCGTTCAAGAACGTTTCTTGCGGTGGGTGGTAGGCATGGCCACCGTCATCGTGGAGCGCTCAGCGGCAAAGGACAGGCACGGGGATACGACGGCGGCGGCATCAGAGCATGAGGAGCCAGGCGCTCGGATTGCATGGGCTGGCGCTCAGGAGAACCTCGACCACATGTCGGTTCTGACGACTGCCCCGACCGTCTACTTCAAGCGCCGCGCCCCGGACATCGTGCGCGGCGACGTCCTCATCGCCTGGGGGCGCCGTCTGCGGGTGAAGGACGTCCAGCCTTGGGAGCATCCTCGCATTGAGGATGAACTCATGGGCACAGTCGTGATCTGCGAGGAGGTGCGCTAATGGACGACGTGAGGATCCACGACATGAAGGGCTATCTGACAGGCCCAGAGGTCGAAGCCATGATGTACGCGGCGGGATATGAAGCGGAGGCGCTTTACAAAGCGATCGCACCTGTCTCTTCGACCGCACTCGTGGATTCGACGGTCGTCGACGTGGAGGTTACCAAGCCATATGGGCGCGGCGCCCCACGTCTAACTGCGACTCTGCTGGTGGAGGCTCCACATGCCGCCGCGGTCGAGTTCGGATACACGACGAAGTCCGGGGTCAAAGTACCTGGACAGCACCCGCTCTTGAAGGTGCTGCGAGCCATGTCGATCTAAGGAGGATCATGCAGATTCCAACGGACATCACCCCGCGACCGGACATCGAGGACATTCTCTGTGACCTTCTAGAGCAGAAGGTCACCCAGATCGTGCCGATGCCAAAGGTCGTGACAGAGCTGCCAGCGGATTATGAGCAGTACCTGGAGCAGACCCCTTTCCTCACCGTCAGGAAGACCACAGGGGCTGGTGCTGTAGAAGCGCAGGTAGATGTGTCCTTCATTGAGATCACGGTGATCTACCGATCTCGACGTGAGGCGTGGCAGCTGCTGAACTACCTCACGGCGTGGCTGACGTCTCTAGATGGGGCGGCGGATCTGGGGCCTGCGCGCCTGGTCTCGATCGAGGAGGTGCGCTCGCCGGTAATGCCGCAGTGGCTCAACCCAGAGCATCGTCGAGTGCAGGCGGATTTCAGAGTGGAGATTCGCCGCCCACGGTAGATGCCAATGACTTTTCGCGACCTCGCTACACGCGGGGTCTTTTGACTATCAACCTCTCTTGGAGAAAGGAACTCCAGTGGAAAACACCGATTTTTACACGCTCAAGGACAAGAATGACAAGCTTCTCCTTGCAGCGATCAACATCGCCGTTCTGATGAAGCCGTATGACGGCAAGCACCTCGAGCTCGATGACATCGTTGCCACCGACGGCTCTCTCAAGCAGCTGCCGGAAGGCTGGTTCTCGATGGGAGAGATCGAGAAGAAGGCCGGCGTTGACCTCGCCCCGGACATGAAGGTGGAAGGCCCCGAGGGCTACGGATCCCGTGGCCGCCGCCGCGACTTCATCACGGACGAGTCCTTCACGATCGACTTCACCGGCCAGGAGGCGCGCCTTAACACGATGGCCGCGTTCTACGATCTTGACGTCGACTCCATGCTCGCCAGCCAGGGCCGCTTCTTCGCGAAGAAGCGCCGCGCAGCGAAGGTACCTGAGTACTCCACCCTGCTCATCGGGTACGACGGCGCGCCGGGTAACGAGATCTACCCGATCTGGTACTACCCGAAGACCTCCATGGAGAAGAAGGGCAAGCAGTCCCTGGCTGACTCCTCGAGCATCACGTGGCCGATGACCCTCGCGGCGAAGGACGATGCTGCCTACGGATCGCTCTTCGGCTTCGGCATTGCTGGCAAGGGCTTCACCGCGGAGCTGGCTACTGAGATGGGCATTAGCATGACCTCCGATGCCGCCGCGGCGACCAAGAAGATCACCCTTCCCTCCGGAACCTCCGGCGGTACGTGGACTCTGACCGTCGACGGAAAGACCACGGAAGCAATCCAGTGGAATGCCACCGGCGAGGATGTCACCTCCGCGCTCTCCACCGTGGGCTCGACCGCAACCGCAGCCGGTACTGCGGGCGGCCCGTTCACGATCTCCGGTGCTACCAACGTCTCCGCCAACGGCTCCAGCCTTACTGGCGGCGACACCGCAATCGAAATCGCCTAGCGCTCTCCGCGCCGGGCCGGGGGAGTTCTTGGCAGGTCGCCTCCGGCCCTTCTACGGCTTGATCTGACCTGCCTACCTAGACTTTTGAAAGGATCTGCCAAATGTCCACTAAGAAGAACAAGACCGACAAGTTCGAGGAGTTCCGCTCCCGCGCTATGAAGATCGCGGAGAAGTCTGGTCAGAAGTCCAAGTCGACTGTCACCGATGAGCCTTTCATCCTCGGCGAGGAGTATGGCTTTGAGCCGCCGATCGAGATCGACAAGCCCGTCTACACGGATCGGCTTGCGCTCATGCAGGCTACTCAGCGCCAGGACGTCGTCTCTTGCTTGAAGATCTTCTTCAAGGCTGACTTCCCGCGCTTCTTGTCCGTCATGAACACAACTGGCGATGATGCTGAGCTGATCACCCTCGGCATCTCACAGGCCATCTTCGAGCACTTCTACGGCATCGACGTTGACCAGTTCGACGGGGGTTTTCCTATGCTGTCGATCTAGTCAATCGTGCTGGATCGCAAATAAGGTTCGATCTGCATCACTACCTGCAGATCGACCTAGATGACTTTTTCCTGGGACGCAGGTCGTGGGCGACTCTCGTGGAGCTTGTGCAGATGCTCCCGCAGGGAAGCGCCTACTGGGCGGCCGTCGCCGACGATGAGGAGCTCGCTGCTGCGGTGATCGACGACCTCAAGCCAAATGCTCGGCCGCCGCTGCACGGCTGGACGCAGCTGCAGGAAACTCTCACGGCCTTAGTCGACTATGCCGATGCAATTCTCATAGCCGTAGCGCGCCAGGACAGGACGTTCTCGCCGTCGCCGAGGCCAGAGAAAGCGATCGACAGAATCAAGGCAAGACGCTTGAAGAAGAAGGGCGATTCGCTGCTCAAGAGGCTACTCGGGGATCGCCAAGACCTGTGAAAGGGGGCTGTCCATGGCTGAGTACTCGGCAGGCACCGCGAAGATTGAGATCCGCCCGAATCTCAAGGACTTCGGCAAGCGCGCCAAGGCGGAGCTTGAGCAGATCAAGATCACCTATGGCGTCGATATTGAGCCAGAGCTGGAGCGTTTCCGCGCTGAGCTTGACGCCGAGCTCGCTAACCTCGAGTCCGCGCAGATCGAGGTCGATGCGGACACCACGCAGGCGCGCGCCGAGCTCGCCGCGGTCGGCAGGGATCAGCGCGCTACGATCGAGGTCGACGCTGACACAGCAGCAGCTCAAGCGAAGATCGACGCGGTAGACAATGACCGCACTCTCACCTTGGAGGCTGACGCGGATACTGCGGCCGCGCAGGCGCAGCTATCGGCCGCCGCGCGCGACCGCACGGTTGAGCTTGAGGCGAAGGTCGACACGGGGTCGCTGGCGTCGGCATCGAGCGAGATCGCAGCAGTGGGTACAACCGCCCAGGCCGCATCTGGCTCCGTCGGTATGCTCGGCGCCCAGGCCGCGGGCATCGGCATCCTCGGCGTCGCTGCGATGGGAGCCGTCGGCCCCCTCGCCGCGCTCGCCTCCACGGCCGTAACCGCCTCAGGCGCGCTGCTCGTCCTCCCCTCGGCTGCAGCCGCGGCCACCGCAGGAATCGCAGCCCTCGGGATCGGACTCTCTGGAATAACGAAGGCCTTCTCTTCCATGGGGCAAAGCGCCGGCGGTGCCGGAGCCGACACCTCCAAGGCCATGAAGGCCGCGCAGCGAGGGGTCGAAGACGCGCAGCGAGGCATCGTTCAAGCGCAGCGCCGCGTCGAAGACGCAGAACGCGCCGTCGCAGACGCCCAAAAGGCATCGCAGAAAGCCCAAGACGACCTCAACCGAGCGCGCCGGGATGCGGTTGATGACCTTCGTGACATGAATCAGCAGCTGCGGGATGCGGCGATGGATGAGGAGGAGGCGACGCTTGCGGTTGCTCGCGCGCGCCAGAATCTCATTGACACTCAGCAAGATCCGAAGTCCTCGGCGTTGGATCAGGCTGAGGCGGATCTTGCTTACCGGAAGGCCGTGAAGAACCTTGAGGACACCCGCGAGAAGAACAATGAGCTCGCGCGGGATGTTGATGCGGCGAATCGTGCAGGCGTTGAGGGGTCGGACAAGGTCGTTTCTGCGAAGGAGAAAGTCGAGCAGGCTACACGCCGTGAGGAGGACGCGCAGCGCTCACTCGCGGATGCGAATGAGAGCGTCGCCCTCGCCCAGGAGCGGCTTGCTGATGCGATGGATAATCTCGCTTCGGCAGGAGCAGGAGCTGCGGGCGGTGTCGATGCCTTCGCCGAGGCGATGGCGAATCTCTCCCCGAATGCGCAGGAGTTCGTTCTTGCGATGCAGGCGCTGGGCCCAGCCTGGGAGGATCTGCGCTTTGCCGTTCAGGACAACCTTTTTGAGGGGCTCGGCCAGTCGGTTACGGACTTGGCGAACGTGCAGCTGCCGGTGCTGCAGTCGGGGCTGTCGGGGATCGCGTCTGAGATCAACGGTGGGTTCCGGGACTCTCTGTCGGCATTGGGGTCGCAGGCCTCGGTGGTCGACATGGGGTCGATGCTGGAGAACTCGCGGCTGGGGTTCGCTGGTCTGAATCAGGCGGCCGCTCCGGTGACGCAGGCACTGATGGATATCGGCGCCGCGGGGTCGGAGTATCTCCCGCAGCTTGGCCAATATCTGGGAGATGCGGGCGAGCGCTTCGGAAACTTCTTGTCGCAGTCCACGCAGAACGGCCAGTTCGACCAGTGGGTATCCAACGGGATCTCCGCAATGCAGACTCTGGGGGATATGGCTTCGTCCGCGGGCGGAATCATCTCTGGCGTCTTTGGGGCTGCTGCTGCCTCGGGTCAGAGCTCGATCGGGCCGATGGCCCAGGTGCTGAGCATGATGGATCAGTTCGTCAACTCGGCCCAGGGGCAGGAGGCGCTGCAGGGGTTCTTCTCGTCGATGTCCTCGGCGTTGTCTGCACTGATGCCGATCTTGTCGACGGCACTGCAGTCGATTGGGTCGACGATTCTGCCTGCGATCTCCGAGTTCATTCAGGCAGCGGCGCCTGGCACTGAGGCGCTGATTCAGGGGCTTGCTGATGGTCTTTCAGCTCTAGCCCCTGCCATGGCTCCACTCGGGGAGGCCATCGGCGCAGTATTCGGCGCGATCGCGCCGCTGCTTGAGCCGATCGGTGCACTGCTCACGGCGGTCATCACACCCGCAGCGCAGGGTATCTCTAGTCTGGCTGGCGCCCTCGCGCCGGTCATCTCGATGCTTGCTGCTCAGCTGATGCCGGTCATCGCGCAGCTTGCACCGGTCTTGTCTCAGACGGTTGGAATCCTAACCAATGGACTGGTGCAGGTGATCTCTGCGATTACGCCGTTCCTGCCGATGATCGTCCAGGCGATCGGGCAGGTGTTGCAGGCGATCATTCCACTGCTGCCTCTGCTCGCGCAGCTAGTAGTCAACATCATCACTCCGCTTCTGCCCGCGGTGGTCGCGTTGATTCCAGCGATCATTTCTGTGGTGCAGGTGTTCGCGCAGATCGTCGTCGCGGTGATGCCGGTCATCACGGTGCTCGGGCAGTTGATCGGAATCGTTGCTCAAGTGCTGGCCACGGTGATCGGATTCGTGGCCACGGTGATCGGGCAGTTCCTGTCGCTGGTAGCGGGGATTATCGCCGCGGTCGGGAATATCGTCTCCGGCGTCGTCGGCGGGTTCAACGGCCTCATCGGCACCGTGGTCAGCGCGGTGCTGAATTTCGTCTCTGACGTGATCAACCGCTTCAACGAGCTTTGGTCGGGCGCATCGCAGGCTTTCAGCAGCGGCATCGACACTGTGCTGCGGATTACCTCGGAGATCCAGTCGAAGATCCTTAAGGTCTTTGACGGGGCGGGCGACTGGCTCAAGGACATCGGCCGCTCGATCATGTCCGGTCTTCACCAGGGCATGAAGGACAAGTGGGAGGACGTCAAGAACTTCTTCTCCAATGCCATCGGCTCGATCCGGAACCCGTTCTCGAAGCACGCAGAAGGCTCATACACCGCGAATGCGATGGGGTCGATCAAGCGCTTCGCTGGCGGCGGAGAAAACCACGAGCCGCAGTTTGCACCCGCGGGGTCGTGGCGAGTATTCGGTGAGGATGAGACAGGCGGAGAGCTGTACATTCCGCTGGCTGACGACTACCGGCGTAGTCGCGCCGAGGCTCTTCTCGTCGCTGGCGCGCACCACTTCGGCCTTGAGGTTATTGACCCTGCGACTGGGCAGCTTTTCAGCTCTCGGTACCAGGGCGACCTCGGGCCGCAGTCGGCTTCCTTCTTCGCAGAGGGCGGCGTGACGATCAAGGATCTGGACGACTTCGCCAGCGGCGTCGACGGCCAGCCTTACGCGCTCGGCGGCCCTTACTGGGGCGACTGCTCACAGACTGTCTCGATCGTCACCAGGTACGGAAAATTCGGCGAGAAGCTGATGCAGCGCGCTTTCTCGACGGTCAACGAGGGCCAAGTGCTGATCAATGAGTGGGATTTCTACCCAGGACTTGGCGACCCCGGCGACCTGCAGGTCGGCTGGTGGGATCAAGGCGGTGGAGTCAACGGGCATACGGCCATGACGCTGCCGTCGGGCACCAACGTCGAGATGGGCGGGTCGCCGTCGCAGGGCCACTTCGGTGGCTCCGGTGTGGGTGCTGCAGACTCGCAGTTCACCGTCCACGCGCACCTGCCGCGGTCGTTCTTCGAGCCGATCACTATCCCGGATATGGGAGACCTTGGGGACTTCCCGACGGATCTCAGCCCGGAGACGCAGGCATCTGCGCAGTCGCTGCAAACCTATCGAGCATCCCAAGCTTCCGACCCGAACGCCTACGTCAATACCGCGGGTTCGAATTCTCCGAAGACGATTTCGGAGTTCGCCGGATCCGTGGCCAAGGACTTCGCAGAGGGCCAGACTAAGGACTTCCTCGGGGTCATTGGAATCTCTGACGACATCCCACTCGTCAAGGCGTACACCACGTGGATGGAGGCGCAGAGCAAGGTCGGATCCGGATCGTCGCGCGCGTCCGCGGTCAATGACATTCAGACCGTCAAGTCTGGTGCGGCCGCCGCGATCGCCGCAGATCCGACGATTCCCACGACCACGGTCACTGGAGCGGACGTCGTGGGCTTCAACGACGGATTCGACGACATTCCCGCTCCGCAGGTGCAGGGAAACATCGGCCAGGTGTGGGATCCGTCCGGCGGCGCAGAGCAGTGGCGCGGCCTGGCCACGGAGGCGCTGAACCGCCATGGTTACTCGTCTGCCGCCGAGATCGACGCCACCGTCCAGCAGATCGACATCGAGTCCTCGGGTAATCCGAACGCCCAGAACGACTGGGACGTCAACGCAGCAAACGGCGACCCATCGGGTGGCCTGCTGCAGGTGATACAGGGGACGTACGACTGGATGCGCCAGCTGTACCCGGAGGCCTTCGACGGCACCCCATGGGACAAGATGGATCCGCTCTCCAACCTCATCGCGGGCGTCGCCTGGGCGCGCCACCAGTACGGTGGCCCGCTCAACGTCTGGCCGACCCGCGCCGGGTACTGGGCTGGCGGATCGGTTGTTGGCCCAGGCGGCCCAACCGAGGACATCATTCCTGCGCTCCTGTCGAACGGGGAGTTTGTTGTTCGTGAGGCCGCGGCTCGTTATGCGCGGCCGCTGCTGGAGCGCATCAACGCCGATCCGGGTTTTGCCCGCAGCATGGCCAGCTCGGCCGCTGCGCCGCTGCCGGATATGCAGCCGTCGAAGTCGGTCGAGGTTCACTACCACATCGAGACCAACAGCCTTGATGAGGGCATGCGCCGCGCTGAGCTGCACTCGCGCCAGCAGGTGATCGCCATGTCCGGCGCATAGGAGAGAAAGGAGCATGATGAGAGTATCCAGCGCGGGCGAGCCAGCCCGCATCGAGATCATCGGAGTCACCGGAGAGAGGTTCGTCGTCTCCGGCCAGGGGATGGGAGAGCAAGGCGTTGAGCTCTCGAAGTCCCCGGAGGGCATCCATGATGAGGCTCCGATCAAGACGATCTGGCAGCAGTCGGCCTTCCAGGAAGGCGCGACGTACATCGACTACACGATCGAGCCTCTCGACCTGGTGCTCGCCTTCGACATCGTTGGCGACGAGGACAACTGGGAAGACATCGAAGCCCGCTTCTATGCGTGCTTCGACCCGGAAAGACCGGCGACGATCGTCATTTCGACGCAGACGGAATCCCGCAGCCTCAAGGTCACGAAGCTCGAGCAGTCCAAGACCACAGCCGAGCGGGATCCCCGCATCCTCGGATGGTCGAAGATCACCTTCACCCTCCGCGCAGCGTGGCCATTCTGGGAGGGAAAGACGATCGTCAAGAACGTAGCCATCGATACTGCTGGCCTCGCCTACGTGGAGATCTCCAACCCCACCGACCGCCCGCTGTGGCCGCAATGGGCTCTCACCGCCCCCGGACGGTGGACGCTTCCGGACTTCTCCTTCGCCGACGACCAGAATGCCACCCGCACCGTCACTACCCCGACGCTCGCGGAAGGCCAAGACCTGACGATTGATACCTACCCGCTGCGCGAAAGCTACGTCGCCGCGGACGGGTCAAATATCGCCGGCCGCTTCGGAGGGATCGAATTCCAATTCCCCATCCCTCCACACACCCCAACAACGCGCCTACCGATCAAGCTCGAAGCAGGCGCCGCGCAATCAGGGGCACAGCTACGTCTGACGCAATTCTGGCAACGCCCATGGGGAGGTAGACGATGACCACACCAACGATCGACAACTCGGTCTTCGTGAGACTCGACGAGATCTGGGAAAACGGCCAGGAGACCCGGGACGCACGCAACCGCGCGCGCCGGGCTAAGCCGCGGATCAGGCTGTGGGATGGGGACTGGAAGTTCGTCGGCACGATCCACGGAGCAATCGAGGGAAAATTCCAGTGGAAGCTCAACGACACCGGCGAGGGAACGATCAAGATTCCTACGGGGATCTGGATCTCGACGTGGATCCGGGACGCTCCGAAGCGGAAGGCCCGGAATATTCACGTCACGATGGACAAGGATGGCGCTCGCTGGGGCGGACGACTTAAGCGAAGTGAACTCGTCAAGGACTCGGACGGCAAGACCTATATGCTGCTGACGTTCCTGCATGATTTCGAGGAGCTCAAGCATATCTATTGCTGGCCTAACCCGTTCCTCCCCGCGGCCGTCCAATTTCCGCGTTCGT
This is a stretch of genomic DNA from Corynebacterium vitaeruminis DSM 20294. It encodes these proteins:
- a CDS encoding capsid cement protein, whose product is MNITKVHYNPAQQVTAKAKNALAAGQFVVIAGAMDGRNPVVDVAGANATPFGVIAHDVAAGDYAVVYRAGHILEATASASITAGAQLSTAASGKVATASDGPAVALALTDATANNPVTVALL
- a CDS encoding major capsid protein — its product is MLNTGFFPGEAPKVTADGITVSLMLKEPTRIARYISDITALGMFTDRIFAHGTAEGGAILYDVATKNAMLADDHMGIIAPGGNYPIVDASDGEPKVTKTKKLGGKFGITDEAASRNDMAYMQRRAQRVANTMVYDTDSQGLAAITAALAEYDSDIIKVESGGWESINKTAKSAQTAEKSIRADINKALAEGQKTLMGYQYDVLVLHTDDKLQYDNAFEDDVKAAALAASKGIEIIGSPLATKGEGWLIASNSVGTMGVESPVTSTPYRDEDHDLTWVKTRAIMAHAITDPLAVIRIQNLGA
- a CDS encoding minor tail protein Gp27; its protein translation is MMRVSSAGEPARIEIIGVTGERFVVSGQGMGEQGVELSKSPEGIHDEAPIKTIWQQSAFQEGATYIDYTIEPLDLVLAFDIVGDEDNWEDIEARFYACFDPERPATIVISTQTESRSLKVTKLEQSKTTAERDPRILGWSKITFTLRAAWPFWEGKTIVKNVAIDTAGLAYVEISNPTDRPLWPQWALTAPGRWTLPDFSFADDQNATRTVTTPTLAEGQDLTIDTYPLRESYVAADGSNIAGRFGGIEFQFPIPPHTPTTRLPIKLEAGAAQSGAQLRLTQFWQRPWGGRR
- a CDS encoding phage tail termination protein: MQIPTDITPRPDIEDILCDLLEQKVTQIVPMPKVVTELPADYEQYLEQTPFLTVRKTTGAGAVEAQVDVSFIEITVIYRSRREAWQLLNYLTAWLTSLDGAADLGPARLVSIEEVRSPVMPQWLNPEHRRVQADFRVEIRRPR